The segment CGAGTTCATCCTGTGGTATCCACAGGAGACATCACAAATCCTGATCGCGGTCATCAGTACGACGTATATCACCAGAGGCGACTAACAGGCGATAGCCAAGCCATTATGGAGCTTGGCTATGAGTCTGGCCTGCCTAGCCTTGTTAGCATTCCTGTTATGGTTAGTAGATCCTCCTCTTCTAAAAGCTTCTCTTGTTTGATGCATCTTCCAAAGCCATCTAATAAGTTTCTGAGCAATAGCAACTTTAGCTTTTCCTCTAATCTTAGTGGAGCTGAGAATACGATTATACATAGCTTTATAGGTTGGGTCAGAACGAATCAAGGTATTAGCAGCCTCACACAATACCCATCTAAGAGTAGCAGAGCCAGCTTTGGAGATATTACTACTAGAGACTTTTCCAGCGCTTTCTTCAGTTCTTTGAGTAAGTCCGGTATAGGAAGCAATAGCGTTGGCAGAATAGAATCTCGGAAAGCCGGCTACTTCTGCCAGGATGATAGCTGCAGTAATATCAGCAATACCGGGGACAGTTTTAAGCAGCGCAACATCTTCTTTAAACTGTTCCATAT is part of the bacterium genome and harbors:
- a CDS encoding IS110 family transposase; the protein is KLMLADAVELRYRAGKRHAKTDKIDAKFISLLVFRNEVPQAFVPDKTTRELRRLGRHWHTTTHMMSTLKIRMRWILMQHNFPGPGSITGDSAQKWLLARGDKLSPNALFSFSQFLESIEHLERQRIVIRRRILEFCDMEQFKEDVALLKTVPGIADITAAIILAEVAGFPRFYSANAIASYTGLTQRTEESAGKVSSSNISKAGSATLRWVLCEAANTLIRSDPTYKAMYNRILSSTKIRGKAKVAIAQKLIRWLWKMHQTREAFRRGGSTNHNRNANKARQARLIAKLHNGLAIAC